Part of the Trypanosoma brucei brucei TREU927 chromosome 2, complete sequence genome, CAGCTAACTTCTCCCGAGTTGCGCTCTCAAAGTTTGCTGGTTGTGCCTTATCTTCGCTGACGTTATCCTTCAGAACGGAGACAGCCACAACATATTCACCACGTAGTAAAATCATGCCTAATTTACGTTGTGGGCTGATACCTGcatctttcatcttttttgtctctttaCGAGTCTCCACCGTGTCAGCCAACACAACATTCATGAACTTATCAAAGAGGAGCATCTTCCCCGTCATCTCTCTGCCGTCCACAAGTGTTACCCGCAGCGTGCGGTTGATGTTGTGAAGCATATTTTGGTGGCCCATCGCTAGTGAAAGCgcctttctcccttttttagtACTTAGTTATCT contains:
- a CDS encoding small nuclear ribonucleoprotein SmD1, putative; protein product: MGHQNMLHNINRTLRVTLVDGREMTGKMLLFDKFMNVVLADTVETRKETKKMKDAGISPQRKLGMILLRGEYVVAVSVLKDNVSEDKAQPANFESATREKLAGAKRKRD